A single genomic interval of Burkholderia sp. HI2500 harbors:
- a CDS encoding flavin reductase family protein: MNAPHCVTEPNILYFGTPVVLVSTQNEDGTANLAPISSAFWLGWRGVIGIAASSQTTRNLLRTGECVLNLPSSAQAHAVDRIARTTGTYPVPDGKRSKGYVYEPDKFGTAGLTEAVSQTVAPPRALECPVHMEAVVAATHGIGEETPDVRGHIRVFELRIQRVHVHPDLLMDGHADRIDPDKWSPLIMSFQKFYGLTPHQVHASRLAEIPERAYRSPDIERSRDAGVPAGAGR; encoded by the coding sequence ATGAACGCTCCGCATTGCGTCACCGAACCGAACATCCTCTATTTCGGCACGCCCGTCGTGCTGGTCAGCACGCAGAACGAAGACGGCACGGCCAATCTCGCGCCGATCTCGTCCGCGTTCTGGCTCGGCTGGCGCGGCGTGATCGGCATCGCCGCCAGTTCGCAGACCACCCGCAACCTGCTGCGCACCGGCGAGTGCGTGCTGAACCTGCCGTCGTCGGCACAGGCGCACGCGGTCGACCGGATCGCACGCACGACGGGCACCTACCCGGTGCCGGACGGCAAGCGCTCGAAGGGCTACGTGTACGAACCCGACAAATTCGGCACGGCCGGGCTCACCGAGGCGGTATCGCAAACCGTCGCGCCGCCGCGTGCGCTCGAGTGCCCGGTGCATATGGAAGCGGTCGTCGCGGCCACGCATGGGATCGGTGAGGAAACGCCCGACGTGCGTGGCCACATCCGCGTGTTCGAGTTGCGCATCCAGCGCGTGCACGTGCATCCCGACCTGCTGATGGACGGTCATGCGGACCGCATCGATCCGGACAAGTGGTCGCCGCTTATCATGAGCTTCCAGAAATTTTACGGCCTTACGCCGCATCAGGTGCATGCATCTCGGCTCGCCGAGATTCCCGAGCGCGCGTATCGCAGCCCGGACATCGAGCGCTCGCGCGATGCGGGCGTGCCGGCCGGCGCGGGGCGGTAG
- a CDS encoding DUF2322 family protein: MIQPTQVFKDNLAQLPAIDGVARIDLVGANGDVVATIENQPGKQGSLAVYHYLKQAFGTLDAKAAEHGLAVFAEHTADARNRPGAHPNVDRLLAIVDGGEALRIDVVAKG, from the coding sequence GTGATTCAACCGACCCAAGTATTCAAGGACAACCTCGCGCAACTGCCGGCCATCGACGGCGTCGCGCGCATCGATCTCGTCGGCGCGAACGGCGACGTGGTCGCGACCATCGAGAACCAGCCGGGCAAGCAAGGCTCGCTCGCGGTGTACCACTACCTGAAGCAGGCATTCGGCACGCTCGACGCGAAAGCGGCCGAGCACGGCCTCGCGGTGTTCGCCGAACATACGGCCGACGCACGCAACCGCCCGGGCGCGCATCCGAACGTCGATCGCCTGCTGGCCATCGTCGACGGCGGCGAAGCGCTGCGGATCGACGTCGTCGCGAAGGGCTGA
- a CDS encoding thioredoxin family protein encodes MDTEQRYTANAPTRAEVDALGGPTVIEFGANWCGICAGAQPAIVASFSAHPAVRHLKIEDGPGRPLGRSFGVKLWPTLVFLRDGVEVARVVRPADAKQIEADGFAALA; translated from the coding sequence ATGGATACCGAGCAACGCTACACCGCCAACGCGCCGACGCGCGCGGAAGTCGACGCACTGGGCGGCCCGACCGTCATCGAATTCGGCGCGAACTGGTGCGGGATTTGCGCGGGCGCGCAGCCGGCGATCGTCGCGTCGTTTTCCGCGCATCCCGCCGTGCGGCACCTGAAGATCGAGGATGGCCCGGGCCGCCCGCTCGGCCGCTCGTTCGGCGTGAAGCTGTGGCCCACCCTGGTGTTCCTGCGTGATGGTGTCGAAGTCGCGCGCGTCGTGCGCCCCGCCGACGCGAAGCAGATCGAAGCCGACGGCTTCGCTGCACTTGCCTGA
- a CDS encoding AzlC family ABC transporter permease, with translation MSSSVSTSSGLRDKPAYVAEMGRGLRAALPVMLGFVPFALVLGAQAAQKGLSLFEVPMMTGMNFGGGSEFAAIHLWSSPPHIALIVAMSFLVNSRHILMGAAFEPYIRRLPRRRAFFALFFMCDESWAMSLADARARSATHISVPYYAGICMGLYLTWISMTTLGAAVGPTIGNVEQYGFDMAFTAVFLVLLRGMWKGMRASRPWFVSLVVAAATHLAVPGAWYVATGACAGLIAALLWEPRDA, from the coding sequence ATGAGCAGTAGCGTTTCAACGTCGTCAGGGCTTCGCGACAAGCCCGCCTATGTCGCCGAGATGGGCCGCGGATTGCGTGCGGCGCTGCCCGTCATGCTGGGTTTCGTGCCGTTCGCGCTCGTGCTGGGCGCGCAGGCCGCGCAGAAAGGGCTGAGCCTGTTCGAAGTGCCGATGATGACCGGCATGAACTTCGGCGGCGGCTCCGAATTCGCGGCGATCCATCTGTGGTCATCGCCGCCGCACATCGCGCTGATCGTCGCGATGTCGTTCCTCGTGAATTCGCGCCACATCCTGATGGGCGCCGCATTCGAGCCGTATATCCGCCGCCTGCCGCGCCGCCGCGCGTTCTTCGCGCTGTTCTTCATGTGCGACGAAAGCTGGGCGATGTCGCTCGCCGACGCCCGGGCGCGCTCGGCCACGCACATCAGCGTGCCCTATTACGCGGGCATCTGCATGGGGCTCTACCTGACGTGGATCTCGATGACCACGCTCGGCGCGGCGGTCGGCCCGACGATCGGCAACGTCGAGCAATATGGCTTCGACATGGCGTTCACGGCCGTGTTTCTGGTGCTGCTGCGCGGGATGTGGAAAGGAATGCGGGCAAGCCGCCCGTGGTTCGTGAGCCTCGTGGTCGCAGCGGCCACACACCTGGCCGTGCCCGGCGCATGGTACGTCGCGACCGGCGCCTGCGCGGGGCTGATCGCCGCGCTGCTGTGGGAGCCGCGCGATGCCTGA
- a CDS encoding AzlD family protein, translated as MPDFPDFSTVATIVLMASTTYLSRILGYVLLRNRTLSPRMASVMENVPGCVLISVIAPAFVSTRPADLLALAITLIAATRLSILPTVIVGVVSAGLLRHLLG; from the coding sequence ATGCCTGATTTCCCGGATTTCAGCACGGTCGCGACGATCGTGCTGATGGCGTCGACCACCTATCTGTCGCGCATCCTCGGCTACGTGCTGCTGCGCAACCGCACGCTGAGCCCGCGGATGGCGTCGGTGATGGAGAACGTGCCCGGCTGCGTGCTGATCTCGGTGATCGCGCCGGCCTTCGTGTCGACGCGCCCGGCCGACCTGCTCGCGCTGGCCATCACGCTGATCGCGGCGACGCGCCTGTCGATCCTGCCGACCGTCATCGTCGGCGTCGTGTCGGCCGGCCTGCTGCGGCACCTGCTCGGCTGA
- a CDS encoding Lrp/AsnC family transcriptional regulator: MKLDAIDRRILSALQRDGRMQNVELAHEVGLSPSPCLRRVRLLEEAGVIEKYVAVLNPAKVGKGLTIFTRVWLKGQDAESVNRFAEAVQQMPEVVECHLMAGDCDFLLRVVAADIDDYRRFQMEYLTRIPGVLSVKTDIPMQKVKLTSALPT, encoded by the coding sequence ATGAAACTTGACGCCATCGACCGCCGGATCCTGAGCGCGCTCCAGCGCGACGGCCGCATGCAGAACGTGGAACTCGCGCACGAGGTCGGGCTGTCGCCGTCGCCGTGCCTGCGGCGCGTGCGCCTCCTCGAGGAAGCCGGCGTGATCGAGAAATACGTGGCCGTGCTGAATCCCGCGAAAGTCGGCAAGGGGCTGACGATCTTCACGCGCGTGTGGCTGAAGGGGCAGGACGCAGAATCGGTGAACCGTTTCGCGGAGGCCGTCCAGCAGATGCCGGAAGTCGTCGAATGCCACCTGATGGCGGGCGATTGCGATTTCCTGCTGCGCGTCGTCGCGGCCGACATCGATGATTACCGGCGTTTCCAGATGGAATACCTCACGCGCATTCCGGGTGTGCTGAGCGTGAAGACCGACATCCCGATGCAGAAGGTCAAGCTCACGTCGGCGCTCCCGACCTAG
- a CDS encoding LysE family translocator: MLDLSTLALFSGACLALTATPGPDMLLIASRSVSQGPRAGFATLAGIQAGTYCHALAAALGLSQLFVAVPLAYDAVRFAGAAYLLYLAWKTFRSDATALSPVASPRRHSSAAIFRQGLTTNLLNPKMALFVLALFPQFVRPEHGSIAVQILVLATVLNLIGIVVNGAVILSASRLSQRIGARRRPSKLPQYLLGSVFVGLAARLAVAGRQ; encoded by the coding sequence ATGCTCGACCTCTCCACGCTCGCACTGTTCTCCGGCGCGTGTCTCGCGCTGACCGCCACGCCGGGCCCCGACATGCTGCTGATCGCGTCCCGCAGCGTGAGCCAGGGCCCGCGGGCAGGCTTCGCGACACTCGCGGGCATCCAGGCCGGCACCTACTGCCACGCGCTGGCGGCCGCGCTCGGGCTGTCGCAGCTCTTCGTCGCGGTGCCGCTCGCCTATGACGCCGTGCGCTTCGCGGGCGCCGCCTATCTGCTGTATCTCGCGTGGAAGACATTCCGTTCGGATGCGACCGCACTGTCGCCCGTCGCGTCGCCGCGACGCCACTCGAGCGCGGCGATCTTCCGCCAGGGGCTGACGACGAACCTGCTGAACCCGAAGATGGCGCTGTTCGTGCTCGCGCTGTTTCCGCAGTTCGTGCGGCCCGAACATGGTTCGATCGCCGTGCAGATTCTCGTGCTGGCGACGGTGCTGAACCTGATCGGCATCGTTGTGAACGGCGCGGTCATCCTGTCCGCGAGCCGGCTGAGCCAGCGGATCGGCGCGCGCCGCCGCCCGTCGAAGCTGCCGCAATATCTGCTCGGCTCGGTGTTCGTGGGGCTGGCGGCGCGGTTGGCGGTGGCGGGGCGGCAGTAG
- a CDS encoding YebB family permuted papain-like enzyme, with amino-acid sequence MRVDTGCQPLMIRSPEAGRRRLFSVGSHDPHDMRLPIEPEIGDIVFIRVTVRPFLEVASATRSWTNHVGIVVGERGGEPLIAESTFPLSRVTTMSRFLARSDRGACVIARLKQPLDAAQRRRLVDAAMRRIGVVYDTGFNLASRRQFCSRFVREVVRDATRIVLGDVETFDRLLRRNPDHPLGFWRVWYFGRIPWRRRTVTPASLLDSAALKVVADTRKHVENVSEGDDPDSV; translated from the coding sequence ATGCGTGTCGATACCGGCTGCCAGCCGCTCATGATCCGTTCGCCGGAAGCGGGCCGGCGGCGTCTCTTCTCCGTGGGTTCACACGATCCGCATGACATGCGGTTGCCGATCGAGCCAGAGATCGGCGACATCGTCTTTATCCGCGTGACCGTGCGGCCGTTTCTCGAAGTGGCGAGCGCGACGCGTTCGTGGACGAATCACGTCGGGATCGTCGTCGGCGAGCGCGGCGGTGAGCCGTTGATTGCGGAGAGCACGTTTCCGCTATCGCGCGTCACGACGATGTCGCGGTTTCTTGCGCGCTCCGATCGCGGCGCGTGCGTGATCGCGCGGCTGAAGCAGCCGCTCGATGCCGCGCAGCGGCGCCGGCTTGTTGACGCGGCGATGCGCCGGATCGGCGTGGTCTACGACACGGGGTTCAATCTTGCGTCGCGCCGGCAGTTTTGCTCGCGGTTCGTGCGCGAAGTCGTGCGCGATGCGACGCGGATCGTGCTCGGCGACGTCGAGACCTTCGACAGGCTGCTGCGCCGGAATCCCGATCATCCGCTCGGCTTCTGGCGGGTCTGGTACTTCGGCCGGATTCCGTGGCGCCGCCGCACGGTGACGCCGGCGAGTTTGCTCGACAGCGCGGCGTTGAAGGTCGTGGCGGATACGCGCAAGCACGTTGAAAACGTGTCCGAAGGTGACGATCCGGATAGCGTTTGA
- a CDS encoding secondary thiamine-phosphate synthase enzyme YjbQ produces the protein MQQAITHIGIDTRGSGLVEFTSQVRAFVDQQAISTGLLTVFCRHTSASLLIQENADASVQRDIERYFATLAPEDATRYEHDTEGTDDMPAHLRTALTQVQLSIPVEQGRMVLGTWQGIYLFEHRRAAHRRDIVLHLIGE, from the coding sequence ATGCAACAGGCGATCACGCATATCGGCATCGACACGCGCGGCAGCGGCCTCGTCGAATTCACGTCGCAGGTGCGCGCGTTCGTCGACCAGCAGGCCATCAGCACCGGCCTGCTCACCGTGTTCTGTCGCCATACCTCGGCATCGCTGCTGATCCAGGAGAATGCCGATGCGTCGGTGCAGCGCGACATCGAGCGCTACTTCGCGACGCTCGCGCCCGAGGACGCCACGCGCTACGAACACGACACCGAAGGCACCGACGACATGCCGGCGCATCTGCGCACGGCGCTCACGCAGGTGCAATTGTCGATCCCGGTCGAGCAGGGGCGCATGGTGCTCGGCACGTGGCAGGGGATCTACCTGTTCGAGCATCGCCGCGCGGCGCACCGCCGCGATATCGTGCTGCACCTGATCGGCGAGTAA